The proteins below come from a single Pyramidobacter porci genomic window:
- the rsmA gene encoding 16S rRNA (adenine(1518)-N(6)/adenine(1519)-N(6))-dimethyltransferase RsmA, which translates to MTHTFNNKISLGQNFLNNPEVTRRCLKEARLNSADVVLEVGPGQGALTRGLLQSPCRFVHAVEIDRRLAPWLEPLQAGQPGRFKIFWGDALVADLRRLLPPPNKVLANIPYNITTDLIWKILVELGPRRLERLILLVQKEAADRLNAPPATKERSPLGITLEQMGAVRTLMKVSPGSFNPPPKVWSALISIDLTKNFGLAASPLWRRLLAAAFAQRRKKLVNNLAAAGCGKERSAAIFAAAGIGLAARAEELTAPQWRALFQELAAAEN; encoded by the coding sequence ATGACACACACTTTCAACAACAAAATCAGCCTCGGGCAGAATTTTCTCAACAATCCCGAAGTCACGCGCCGCTGCCTGAAAGAGGCCCGGCTCAATTCCGCGGACGTCGTCCTCGAAGTTGGGCCGGGACAGGGCGCGCTCACACGGGGGCTTTTGCAAAGCCCCTGCCGCTTCGTGCACGCCGTGGAGATCGACCGGCGGCTCGCGCCGTGGCTGGAACCGCTCCAGGCCGGGCAGCCCGGCCGTTTCAAAATTTTCTGGGGCGACGCGCTCGTCGCCGATTTACGACGGCTTCTCCCGCCTCCCAACAAGGTTCTGGCCAACATTCCCTACAACATCACGACCGACCTGATCTGGAAAATCCTCGTCGAACTGGGGCCGCGCCGTCTGGAGCGGCTGATCCTTCTGGTTCAAAAAGAAGCCGCCGACCGACTGAACGCGCCTCCGGCGACGAAGGAGCGCTCGCCGCTCGGGATCACGCTGGAACAGATGGGTGCCGTCAGAACGCTCATGAAAGTCTCCCCCGGCTCCTTCAATCCGCCGCCCAAAGTCTGGTCCGCGCTCATCTCAATCGATCTTACAAAAAACTTCGGCCTCGCCGCTTCCCCTTTGTGGCGGCGGCTCTTGGCCGCGGCCTTTGCCCAGCGGCGCAAAAAGCTCGTCAACAACCTCGCCGCCGCCGGCTGCGGCAAGGAACGGAGCGCCGCGATTTTCGCGGCGGCGGGGATCGGCCTCGCGGCCAGAGCCGAAGAGCTGACCGCGCCCCAATGGCGCGCCCTTTTCCAGGAACTTGCGGCGGCCGAAAATTGA